The stretch of DNA CAAAGCGAATGGTCTTTAAAAAGGTCAAGGGGAAAAGTTGATGGAAAAATTCAGCCGCCAACAATGAAACTTTTTGATGTTTCTGAAAATAGAATTATAGAAGAACGTAAACAAGAAGCGGCTAAAAAAATAGTTAATATTACAGGCCTTGAATATGGAAGCTTTACTAAATCTATTCTTCTTGCCCAAGGCGATTTTGCTGCTTTTCTTAAAGCCGACAAAAATATTAGAGCAGAACTACTCGAAAAAATGACCGGAACAGAAATATATAGGCTAATTTCTGAAAAAGTATATCAAAGGGCAAAAAAAGAAGAACAAAATCTTAGTAATCTTGAAATCGCTAAACAAAGCATAAAAACCTTGTCAGAAGAAGAATTTGTTGAAATTCAAAATAAAAAGCAAACAATTCAAAATGATTTGCAGACGATTAATGAAACCTTAAAACAAATTGAATCAAATAAACAATGGCTTCAATCCGTTGAAAAACTTGAGCAAACTATAATCGTAAATGAGGATGAAATAAATCGGATTTTTGGAGAAATTAAAAAAAATGAAGAGCTTTTTATAAAATTAAAAAAAGCTGAAATATCGACTCCAATGAAAGGCGAATTTGAATCGATTTTAAATGAAAGAAAAAGCCTTAACCGCTTAAAAAATGAAATTTCAAATCTCCATATATTAATTGCAGAGCTTACGAAAAAAGATGACAATACATCGATTTTAAAAGAAGATGCCGAAAAAAAACATAAAGAATTTATAAGATATAAAGAACATAAAGAATCTCTTATCGTAGACGCCGAAAAAAAAGATACACAAATAATTGAAAAACAAAAAGTTTTATCTGAAAATACTAAAAGCCTAAAAAAACTAAAAATCGATCTTTCGGCTATAGTTGCCCAAGTCAAAGCCCTTAGCATGGAAAAAACCTCAATAAAAGAAGAAATAAAAAAATGCATTGAATATAAAGAAAAAAATTCTATAGACGAAAATCTTATTGTAGATTTACCTCTTATTTCGGAAAGGCTAAAAGAACTTTCAAAAAAATACTCCGATAAAAATACAAAATTAAATGAAATTAATTTAATAGAAAAAAATATAAAAAATTTTGAAAACGTTTTAGACGCTGAATCTAAAAATTTAGAACAAATTAATAAAACATTAGAAATTAAATATCGTGAAAAAAATAATGAAGATATTAAATTAAAAAAGCTATTGTCCGACAAAACTATTCAAGAATGGGAAGATAACGTAAGTTTATGCTTTCAAAAAAAGAATAATATTGAAAAAGCAATGGAGCTTGTTATCGGAATAAAGAAATCTATAAAAAAAATTGAAACTAATGAAAAAGACTATAAAACTACTTTAAGCCAATTAGAAGAAAAGAAAAAGCAAGATAATGAATTAAGCTGTAGAATGAAGGAAGAAGAAGAAATTCTTAATCAGCTTGAAGAAAAAAGAACCCTTGAACTTTTAGCGTCAAAATATAAGGAAGACAGAAATATACTTAGGGAAGGAAGCCCATGCCCTTTATGCGGCGCTATTTCCCATCCTTGGGCAGAAAAAATTATAGAAAATCTTACAGATAGCCAAAAAGCGTTAAGCACTCAAAAGAAAAAGCTCGATAATTTAAAAAAACAACTCGATTCCATAAATAAAAACATTGTTGAGCTTACATCATCTGAAAATCATCTTAAAACATTATTATATGAAGAAAAAAATAATCTTTTAAATGTAAAAACAAAATTAGATGAAGTTCTAAAACAAGCCGTACTCACTTCTGACGATGAAAACATAATAAAACAGGATTATGATAAAAATAATATCGAACTTGAAGGCAGTCAAAAAATAATATCGGATATAAAATCAGTAAAAAATTTAATAGAGGCTTTAAATACTGATATCTCTAAAATTGAAAAGAAAAAAAATGAGTTAAATCTATCTATACAAGATACTCGATCAAAAAAAGAAAACTTTTCGGCAAATTTAGAGAAAGTAAAAAAAGAATATGAATTATTTATTTTAGAGGCGGAACATCTTGAAAAAAATATATATGAACAGGTTTCAAAATACGGAGAAATCTTCCAGAAAAACCAAATTTCACTAAACCTTGAAAAGAATTTAAAAAAACGAAAAACAGAATTTGAAAATACTGCAAACAGACTTAAAACCCTTGATATAAAGCTTACGCCAATTATCCAAAAATTAAGCGGCAACAAAGGAAATTTAAAATCATCAGCTAGAGCAAAGGCTAAAATAATAAAAGATTTAAAGGAATCAAAATTTGAATTAGAAGCTCTTAAAAATGAAAGATTTGTAATTTTAGGGGATGAAAATACTGTTAAACTAAAAAATGATTTAAAATCAAAACAAGCTGAGTTAGATCTTAATATTGGAAAACTTTTGGAAGAATCCGTAAAAATTAAATTGGATTTAAACTCTAACAAGCAAGTATTAAGTCAAAAACAGAATGATTATAAATCTATAGAGGAGAATGAAAATAACGCAAGTCGAAATTTTTTGGAAAAATTGCTAAAACTTGGATTTAAGGATGAAACCGACTTTTTGAATTCTTTTCTCAGCGATGAAGAAATGGAACGTATAAAAAAGATTGAAGAAGACTTAAAAAAACGTAAATCTGAAACAGAAACAAGACTTAATGATGCAAAAGAATCTTTAAAAGAAAAGATGATATCTCCTCAAACCGCAGAAAAGCTATCCGATGTGCTTAAACAAGAAAAGGAACTTAAGGGAAAAGCTGACGAAGGCAACAGGGAAATTGGAGCTATTAACGAAACCATTAATAATCAAATAAAGCTTCAATCTGAAATCAAATCAATAGAATCAAACATATTACTCCAAAAAAAAGAATTTGATAAATGGCGTAAGCTTAGAGATATGATAGGCTCCGCTGATGGTAAAAAGTTCAGATTATTTGCTCAAAGCCTTACTTTTGACTATTTAATTGCTATTTCTAATGACCACATGAAAAAACTTAGCGACAGATATTTTCTTAGAAGAAAGGACGGAGATAACCTTGATATTGAAATCATAGATATTTATCAAGCTGAAGCTGCCCGTCATGTAAATACTTTATCAGGAGGCGAAACTTTTCTTGTAAGCCTTGCATTAGCCCTTGGCCTTTCGGGCATTGTAAGCAATGACGCCCGTATTGATTCATTTTTTCTTGACGAAGGTTTTGGCAGCTTAGACAATGAAACCCTTGAAACAGTTTTGTCAGCCTTAGACAGCCTTAATTCTACAGGAAAAACAATAGGAATAATATCCCACCTTGATGTTTTAAAGGAAAGAATACCGTGTCAGATAGAAGTAAAAAAAATGGCTGGCGGAATGAGCAATGTGATAATTAGACATAGCCCATGAGCAGATCAATTTTTTTTGCTATTGATATAAGTATCAATAAAATAATAATACGCCTAAGGCTAAAAATATTAGAGATAGAAGCAAAATAATTTTATTACTGATATAATTATCAATAATAGTTTTGGGTGGATAGTTCCTCAAAATTTATAAGCTTGAAAGTTCTTTTGAACGCTTTGCTGCAGATTCTATAGCCTTAATGAAAGTTTCCTTAACTCTATTTTCATTTAAAACTTTAATAGCGGCTTCAGTTGTGCCTCCTTTTGAGGTAACTTTATTTCTAAGGCTTTCTGGAGATTCATTTTGTTTTTCCATTAATGCTGCAGCGCCTTTTAAAGTAGTTAATATTAATGTCCATGCGTCATCTGGATTAAGCCCTAAAATACTTGCCGATTCTATCATAGCTTCAGTAAAATAAAATACATAAGCTGGTCCTGAGCCTGAAATTGCTGTAACAGCGTCTAAATATTCTTCTTGTATTTCAATTACATTTCCCATGGATTTTAAAATTCTATGAGAGATCTTTTTTTCATTATCACTACAATATTGATTAAAGGACACGGCACTCATGCCGCATAGAACCAAAGCCGGGGTGTTGGGCATTACCCTGACTATAGGGAATAATTTCTTTGAATTTTCTGCTAACGATGAATAAATAATGTTTTCAATTTTTTGTATAGTAATTCCTGCTGCAATAGAAATTATTATTTTTTTTTCATTTAAATTTTTTAGTTCATTTGGAAATTCTGATAATATCGTTGAAATAACTTGGGGTTTAACAGCTAATATTATTATACCGCAATTTTTGAAAAGACTTAGATTGTCCTTGCATATTGAAACTCCATAAGATTTTGATAGAAAATCAAGTCTTTCAGTTAAAATATCGCTTATAAGAATATTTTGTGCCTCAAAAATATTAGAACTAATCAATCCTTTAATCATGGCTTCAGCCATATTCCCAGCTCCAATGAATCCAATTTTTATATTCATATCAAGCCCCTAAACTAAATTTAAGTTTTTTATGATTTTAGTTTGAAAATAATTGAATTTACCTATATACAAGTTTATCAAATTGTCAATCATTTTGAATTATATCTTGACTTATCTTTTGTATTTACCTTATTCTATTTTTCAAATAAAATTCTGTTTAATAATATAAAATTTAATTAAGAAAGGATAAATTGCAGGTATGTTTATTTTTGGATATTTTTTTGAGGCAGTTGCTACAGTTGTTCATTCTGTTCTTTATGTTTATATGTGGATTGTGTTAATTAGAGCTGTTTTATCATGGGTGAACCCTGACCCATACAATCCGATAGTAATGTTTATTCATAATATGACAGAACCTGTTCTTTATCAAATTAGAAAAAGATTGCCCGTTGATTTTGGCGGTATTGATGTTTCTCCAATACTAATTTTTCTTGTTATTATATTTTTGGACAAGTTTTTAGTGGCAAGCCTTTATCGATTGGCAACTATTCCTCTTTTTAGATAAGAAAGGAAGTGTTTTATGAGTAAAAAAAATGTTGCTCTTGATATAAAAAAGCATGATTTTAAAAAAGAGCTTTTTGGCTACAACCGTAAAGAAGTTAATTTTTTTCTTAATAATGTCGAGAAATTAGTTGAAAATATTACGGGTGAAAACGAACATTTAAAAGATGCTATTGCTAAATTTAAAGTAGAAATCAATGGCTATAAGAGCAGGGAAGATACTTTTAAGAATGCTCTCTTGAATTCTCAAAAAGTTATTGAGCAAATGAAGGAAAATGCTCACAAAGCCGCCGAACTTATTATTGCTGAAGCGGAAGTTAATGCTGAAAAAATTTTGAACAATGCGCATAACAGATTATCGCAATTGCATGGTGATATTACAGAATTAAAAAGGCAAAGAACACAAATTGAGGTACAAATTCGTTCCATAATTGAATCGCATACAAAACTTTTGGATTTAGCTTCAGAAGATGCGAAAATGCAAGTATCGTCTGAATCGAATTTAAAAGTTTTTAAAAAAGCTTAATTAATAAGTTATAAATAATCCAAAATTTCTCTTTTAGGGGTGAATACATGGCAAAAATCGATGCTTTTTTCAAATTAATGCATGACCAAGGAGCTTCAGACCTTCATCTTGTTTCTGGTCAACAGCCTGCTCTAAGGATAAGAGGAGACATTGAGCGAATAAAATATCCTGCCCTTGATAATGACACATTAAGGAGTATGCTGTATGAAATAACAGCTGAGGATAAAGTAAAAGTTTTTGAAGAAACAGGAGATGTTGACTTTGGATATGAAATCCCAGGTCTTGCTCGATATAGAGCAAATTTTTTTATGCAAAAAAATGGAGTTGGTGCTGTATTTAGGGAAATACCAAGCGTTATTATGACGGCAGAGCAACTTGGTCTTCCAGGAGTTATATCAAAATTAGGCATGCTTCCAAGGGGATTAGTGCTTGTAACAGGTCCTACTGGAAGTGGAAAATCAACGACTCTTGCAGCTATTATAGACACATCAAATCGTGATCGTAAAGACCATATTATAACCATTGAGGATCCAATAGAATTTGTGCATCAAAGTCAAGGATGTATCGTCAATCATAGGGAAGTTGGTACCCACACAAAATCTTTTACTGCAGCTCTTAGGGGGGCTCTCAGAGAAGACCCTGACATTATTCTTGTAGGAGAACTAAGAGATCTTGAAACAATATCCCTTGCCGTAGAAGCTGCATCAACCGGTCACCTTGTATTTGGAACGCTCCATACTACAAGTGCTCCAAAAACGCTTGACAGAGTTGTAGAAGTTTTCCCCCATGAGCAACAGCAACAAATTCGTTCAACTCTGGCGGATGGCATAAGAGCCGTAATAGCTCAAGTGCTTTTTAAAAGAATAGATGTAAAAGGCAGGTGTGCAGCTCTTGAAATACTAATCGCTACACCGGCTGTCAGAAACCTCGTTAGAGAATCAAAAACTCACCAAATACCATCAGCTATTCAAACAGGTAAAAAATATGGAATGATACTTTTAGATGATGCCATTATGGATCTTTATCAAAAAGGAAAAATAAGCGCTGAAGAATCTTATGCAAAATCAAATGATAAGGCTAAGTTTAGACCGTTCCTTAAGACGCCTCCTAGTGATTTTACAGAAGCATAATTAAAAGTCAAATATTGATAATTAAAGATTAAAAATTTCTAAAGGAGGGCGTTTATGCGAAAACAAGAAATAGATAGCATGCTAACAAAAATGTTGGAAGCTCATACAAATGTTTCCGATCTTAATATAACAGTAGGAAAACCTATGCAAGTTGAAACTGCTGGCGAACTTGTAGCAGTTGAAATGAATCCGCCTATAAAAAATCTTACTTCTTTTCAGTCAGAAATTTTTGCATTATGTATGGTGAATAACGATAGACGACAAATGGAAGATTTAGTATCTCATGGTTCCTGCGATCTTTCATATGCTTTACCAGGAAAAGCTCGATTTAGAGTTAATGTATTTTCTCAGTCGAGTAACTATTCAATTGTTTTAAGACGTCTTGAATCCACAGTCCCTACAATTAAAGAATTAGGACTTCCAAAAGTATTTGAAGATATATCTGAATGTAGAAACGGAATAATATTTGTTACAGGAGCAACTGGAACTGGAAAATCTACGTCTCTTGCTGCAATGTTAGAACATATTAACGAAACAAGATCTGTTCATGTAGTAACCCTCGAAGATCCAATTGAATATCAGCATCCCCATAAAAAAGCCACATTTAACCAAAGAGAACTCGGAACTGACTATGATAATTTTGCTAATGGTCTTAGAGCGGCTTTACGGCAAGCACCAAAAGTTATCCTTGTTGGTGAAATGAGGGATAGGGAAACAGTTGAAATTGGTTTAAGTGCAGCAGAAACTGGGCATTTAGTTTTAACCACGATTCATACAGTTGATGCTGGACAAACAATTAACCGTATTATTGGTATGTTTAGCACAGAAGAAGAGCAGCAAATTAGAGTACGTCTTGCTGATACTATTAGATGGGTTGTATGTCAAAGACTTCTTCCAAAGGTAAAAGGCGGACGAGTTGCAGCGTTTGAAATAATGGGTTCTCGAAGTCCAAGCTTAAGGATAAAAGAAGCTATCATGCATGGAGAAGCAGAAGGAAGTACTTTTTACGATATTATGCAAGCTGGAAAAGCATTCGGTATGACCACTTTTGATGATTACATAGTTGGACTTTACCAGCAAGGACTTATAACTCAAGACACCGCCTTGACATACGCATCACGAAAAGGAGTTGTAGGAAGAGGTATCGATACGATAAAAAGTGCGAGGGGGGAAGTTACCACTGATATTGAAAAGCTTGAAATTGATATGGGTTATAATAGAAATAAGATGTTTTAACAAATAATTATTGCTATAATACATAATACGAAGGAGACCTTTTGAGATTATGAAGGCAAAATGTGATAAATGCCAATATGAAGTTGATATTCCTGACGAAAAACTTGCGCCGGGAAAAACAATTGCATTTAAATGTCCAAGATGCAGGAATAAAATAACAATAACAACGACAACGCCAGCTCAAACAAAAAAAAATGAAGACCAATCTCTTCTCTTATCTAAAGCTGGTTATACTTTTGAAGATGATGATGCTGACGATGATGTATCAGATAAACCGTTTATCTTTGCAGAAGAAGAAGGTAAAACAGCTTTAATTTGTGAACAAAATAGAGCGCTTGCCGAAAAAATAGAATCAAGTCTTAAAAATCTTGAATATTATGTTCATATAGCTCAAACATCTCGAGAAGCAATGAAGCGAATGCGTTATCATGTTTATGATATAATAGTGCTAAATGAACATTTCGAAACCTCTGATCCAGAAAAAAATGGAGTACTTATTAATATTGAAAAATTAGAAATATCAGTAAGACGTAATATTTTTGTGGCTTTGCTGACAAATAGATTCAGGACTTTTGATAGACTCATGGCTTTTAATAAAAGTGTAAATTTAATTGTTAAAATAGATAACATACCTGAATTAGAAAAAATTATTTCTAGCGCTGTTACCGATAATGATCTTTTTTATAGAGTTTTTAAAGAAAGCTTAAAGAAATTCGGTAAAATTTAAATATGGATCGCGAATTTAATAACTTTCCATTTTGATAATAAATGGTTTCGTAGGGTCAATAATTTTTGCTCTACAGAGATGTTATTTAATTTTCTTGTATATGAGTGTATATTACTGTCCATCAATGATTAATCAACAAAAATTATAATTAAAAAAAGGGGGGGGGGCCTATAAATAGGACAATATTTTTGCCCTCCTTTCTTTATATAGTTTTTAAGAAAAGTAAATTGAAAAAAGTATTTTCACCCTCACCCCAGCCCTCTCCCGTCAAGGGAGAGGGGTAAGATGATTTTATAATTAAACAAAAATACTTTTTTTAAATACTGTATCTATTAGTAGTTAATAAAAATATACCTAATCCAAGGTTATTCCATCGAGAAAGGGCATTAGTGATTTCTTTTGAAGGGTAGGGTAATATGTATGAATCGTATGATGAGTTAAAAAAAAGGTGTGATGAACTTGAAAAACATTTGAAGGATAAGGAAGAAGAATGTTCTTATTATAAAAAAATAGTGGAAAAATATTCTAACAATAGTTTAGAGGAAATTGACGAGATTTCTACCCTTGTTTCAAATTTTAGAAAAACAGAAGAAGCCCTCCATGAAAGTGAAGAACGTTATAAGCAACTTTTTAATCACGCGCCAGCCGGTATATTCGAAATTGATCTTATAAATAATAGATTTATTAATGCCAATAATGTTATTTGCGATTATTGCGGCTATACTAAAGAAGAACTTTTAGCCTTAAATCCGTTAGAGGTATTAGCGGAAGACAGTAAATCAAAATTTACACGTTTAGTCGCAAAAATATTAGCTGGTGAAAAAAGTCCAAATTCTTTTGAATATAAAATGAAGGTTAAAACTGGATTTGAATTTTGGGCTTTGTTTAATTTAAAAATTGTCATGGAAAAAGGAGAGCCTAAAGGTATTTCAGCTGTTATCCACAATATTACAGATAGAAAGCAAGCGGAAGAAGCCCTTAAAGAATCAGAAAAAAAATATAGATATGTTGTAGAAAATATAAACATCGGGATTATTGTCATTCAGGAGAGTAAATTAGTTTTTGTTAATACTGCAATGTCAAGATTATTAGGTTATACAAAAGATGTGCTATTTTTTCATCCTGATCCAATACACTTTGTGCATCCAGATGATAGAAAATTAGTTGCAGGTTACTACGATGAAAGATTAAGGACCGGACAAAATTCCTTAAATTTTCGATATCGAATACTTACAAAGGATGGAGACATAAAGTGGCTGGAAGAAACAGGTGTTAAAATTCTTTGGAAGGGTAATCCCGCTGAACTTATTTTTCTTACAGATATTTCAAACAAAGTCCAGATTGAAGAAAAAAATAAAAAGCTTGAAGCTGATATACGCCATTCCCAAAAAATGGATGCGCTTGGTATTCTAGCCGGAGGAGTTGCCCATGATTTTAATAATATAATTACTGGAATAATGGGCTATGCTGATGTTTTAAGACTTAAATTATCGAATGAGCCTAAATCCATTAAAAATTTGGATGAAATTATAAAATTATGTCAAAGAGCGAAAGAATTAGTTGCGCAGATTCTTACATTTACACGTCAAAAAGATCAAATCCATAAATCTGTTAATATTGGTTTAATTGTAAAAGAAGCATTGAATATGCTTAGAGCTTCCCTTCCAACAACAATAAAGATTCATAAAAGAATCGACGCAAACCTTGGTTATATTGTAGCTGATCCTACTCAAATACATCAGGTTTTAGTTAATTTAGCTATGAATGCTGCCTATGCTATGGAAGAAACAGGCGGTATTTTAGAAATAACTTTAAGTAACGAGGATATCGTAGATCCTAATAATAAGTACGATTTATCGCCTGGTCCCTATGTTCTGTTAACTGTTAAAGATAGCGGTCATGGTATTGAAGAAGCTATATTAGATCGTATATTTGATCCTTTTTTTACTACAAAACCAATGGGTAAAGGCACTGGAATGGGATTGGCTGTAGTTCATGGTATAGTTATAAGCCATAAGGGAATAATTAATGTTGAAAGTGTTAAAGAAAAAGGGACGACGTTTAATGTTTTTTTCCCAAGAATTAAAGGTTCAAGAAGAGAAGAAAAATCTAAAAATATCCAAATATACCCAATGGGATCGGAAAGAATTCTTTTTATTGATGATGAAACAGATATTACAAAAGTATATAATGAAATTTTAACTAACCTTGGCTATAAAGTTGAAATCTGTAATAGCAGCATCGAGGCTCTACATATATTTTTAAATAACCCTAACGAATTTGATATTATAATTACGGATATGACAATGCCTAATATGACAGGAGATGCTTTGGCAAAAGAAATTTTAAGCATTTATCCTGATGTACCTATCATTCTATGCACTGGCTATAGTAGTAAAATGACAAAACAAAAAGCATCAGAAATGGGAATAAAAGAATTTCTTATTAAACCTATCCAACTTAAGGAACTCGCTCAAACAATAAGAAATTTACTTGATGCAAAAGTTAATGATCCCACCAAAAATCATTGCGCTCTACAGGATCAAAATATTTCAAATAATCCATAATAATTGGAACTTGAGCTATTTCATCTCTCCCGCAACGAATAAGACGATCGAAAGTCATTATTGTGCCTACAACTGCTCCATGTTTTTTTACTGATGCCACTGAATAAGCAGAACATGATGGAAACATAGGGCATTCAGAGTTTCTAACAGAAGATAGATGA from Desulfobacterales bacterium encodes:
- a CDS encoding PAS domain S-box protein encodes the protein MYESYDELKKRCDELEKHLKDKEEECSYYKKIVEKYSNNSLEEIDEISTLVSNFRKTEEALHESEERYKQLFNHAPAGIFEIDLINNRFINANNVICDYCGYTKEELLALNPLEVLAEDSKSKFTRLVAKILAGEKSPNSFEYKMKVKTGFEFWALFNLKIVMEKGEPKGISAVIHNITDRKQAEEALKESEKKYRYVVENINIGIIVIQESKLVFVNTAMSRLLGYTKDVLFFHPDPIHFVHPDDRKLVAGYYDERLRTGQNSLNFRYRILTKDGDIKWLEETGVKILWKGNPAELIFLTDISNKVQIEEKNKKLEADIRHSQKMDALGILAGGVAHDFNNIITGIMGYADVLRLKLSNEPKSIKNLDEIIKLCQRAKELVAQILTFTRQKDQIHKSVNIGLIVKEALNMLRASLPTTIKIHKRIDANLGYIVADPTQIHQVLVNLAMNAAYAMEETGGILEITLSNEDIVDPNNKYDLSPGPYVLLTVKDSGHGIEEAILDRIFDPFFTTKPMGKGTGMGLAVVHGIVISHKGIINVESVKEKGTTFNVFFPRIKGSRREEKSKNIQIYPMGSERILFIDDETDITKVYNEILTNLGYKVEICNSSIEALHIFLNNPNEFDIIITDMTMPNMTGDALAKEILSIYPDVPIILCTGYSSKMTKQKASEMGIKEFLIKPIQLKELAQTIRNLLDAKVNDPTKNHCALQDQNISNNP
- a CDS encoding YggT family protein, with product MFIFGYFFEAVATVVHSVLYVYMWIVLIRAVLSWVNPDPYNPIVMFIHNMTEPVLYQIRKRLPVDFGGIDVSPILIFLVIIFLDKFLVASLYRLATIPLFR
- a CDS encoding DivIVA domain-containing protein; its protein translation is MSKKNVALDIKKHDFKKELFGYNRKEVNFFLNNVEKLVENITGENEHLKDAIAKFKVEINGYKSREDTFKNALLNSQKVIEQMKENAHKAAELIIAEAEVNAEKILNNAHNRLSQLHGDITELKRQRTQIEVQIRSIIESHTKLLDLASEDAKMQVSSESNLKVFKKA
- a CDS encoding pyrroline-5-carboxylate reductase is translated as MNIKIGFIGAGNMAEAMIKGLISSNIFEAQNILISDILTERLDFLSKSYGVSICKDNLSLFKNCGIIILAVKPQVISTILSEFPNELKNLNEKKIIISIAAGITIQKIENIIYSSLAENSKKLFPIVRVMPNTPALVLCGMSAVSFNQYCSDNEKKISHRILKSMGNVIEIQEEYLDAVTAISGSGPAYVFYFTEAMIESASILGLNPDDAWTLILTTLKGAAALMEKQNESPESLRNKVTSKGGTTEAAIKVLNENRVKETFIKAIESAAKRSKELSSL
- the yidD gene encoding membrane protein insertion efficiency factor YidD — translated: MKKKFLFKLILFIFPFFLFCCGINKIEFLDNETSPLVSAIQLYRGPLNHLSSVRNSECPMFPSCSAYSVASVKKHGAVVGTIMTFDRLIRCGRDEIAQVPIIMDYLKYFDPVERNDFWWDH
- a CDS encoding PilT/PilU family type 4a pilus ATPase: MRKQEIDSMLTKMLEAHTNVSDLNITVGKPMQVETAGELVAVEMNPPIKNLTSFQSEIFALCMVNNDRRQMEDLVSHGSCDLSYALPGKARFRVNVFSQSSNYSIVLRRLESTVPTIKELGLPKVFEDISECRNGIIFVTGATGTGKSTSLAAMLEHINETRSVHVVTLEDPIEYQHPHKKATFNQRELGTDYDNFANGLRAALRQAPKVILVGEMRDRETVEIGLSAAETGHLVLTTIHTVDAGQTINRIIGMFSTEEEQQIRVRLADTIRWVVCQRLLPKVKGGRVAAFEIMGSRSPSLRIKEAIMHGEAEGSTFYDIMQAGKAFGMTTFDDYIVGLYQQGLITQDTALTYASRKGVVGRGIDTIKSARGEVTTDIEKLEIDMGYNRNKMF
- a CDS encoding AAA family ATPase, encoding MKITQLWGKNLNSLKGEFNINFDELSQTGIFAITGHTGAGKTTILDAICVALYGKTPRLKEGIEISELMTQHTTDCYAKVEFQLKNKKYQSEWSLKRSRGKVDGKIQPPTMKLFDVSENRIIEERKQEAAKKIVNITGLEYGSFTKSILLAQGDFAAFLKADKNIRAELLEKMTGTEIYRLISEKVYQRAKKEEQNLSNLEIAKQSIKTLSEEEFVEIQNKKQTIQNDLQTINETLKQIESNKQWLQSVEKLEQTIIVNEDEINRIFGEIKKNEELFIKLKKAEISTPMKGEFESILNERKSLNRLKNEISNLHILIAELTKKDDNTSILKEDAEKKHKEFIRYKEHKESLIVDAEKKDTQIIEKQKVLSENTKSLKKLKIDLSAIVAQVKALSMEKTSIKEEIKKCIEYKEKNSIDENLIVDLPLISERLKELSKKYSDKNTKLNEINLIEKNIKNFENVLDAESKNLEQINKTLEIKYREKNNEDIKLKKLLSDKTIQEWEDNVSLCFQKKNNIEKAMELVIGIKKSIKKIETNEKDYKTTLSQLEEKKKQDNELSCRMKEEEEILNQLEEKRTLELLASKYKEDRNILREGSPCPLCGAISHPWAEKIIENLTDSQKALSTQKKKLDNLKKQLDSINKNIVELTSSENHLKTLLYEEKNNLLNVKTKLDEVLKQAVLTSDDENIIKQDYDKNNIELEGSQKIISDIKSVKNLIEALNTDISKIEKKKNELNLSIQDTRSKKENFSANLEKVKKEYELFILEAEHLEKNIYEQVSKYGEIFQKNQISLNLEKNLKKRKTEFENTANRLKTLDIKLTPIIQKLSGNKGNLKSSARAKAKIIKDLKESKFELEALKNERFVILGDENTVKLKNDLKSKQAELDLNIGKLLEESVKIKLDLNSNKQVLSQKQNDYKSIEENENNASRNFLEKLLKLGFKDETDFLNSFLSDEEMERIKKIEEDLKKRKSETETRLNDAKESLKEKMISPQTAEKLSDVLKQEKELKGKADEGNREIGAINETINNQIKLQSEIKSIESNILLQKKEFDKWRKLRDMIGSADGKKFRLFAQSLTFDYLIAISNDHMKKLSDRYFLRRKDGDNLDIEIIDIYQAEAARHVNTLSGGETFLVSLALALGLSGIVSNDARIDSFFLDEGFGSLDNETLETVLSALDSLNSTGKTIGIISHLDVLKERIPCQIEVKKMAGGMSNVIIRHSP
- a CDS encoding type IV pilus twitching motility protein PilT codes for the protein MAKIDAFFKLMHDQGASDLHLVSGQQPALRIRGDIERIKYPALDNDTLRSMLYEITAEDKVKVFEETGDVDFGYEIPGLARYRANFFMQKNGVGAVFREIPSVIMTAEQLGLPGVISKLGMLPRGLVLVTGPTGSGKSTTLAAIIDTSNRDRKDHIITIEDPIEFVHQSQGCIVNHREVGTHTKSFTAALRGALREDPDIILVGELRDLETISLAVEAASTGHLVFGTLHTTSAPKTLDRVVEVFPHEQQQQIRSTLADGIRAVIAQVLFKRIDVKGRCAALEILIATPAVRNLVRESKTHQIPSAIQTGKKYGMILLDDAIMDLYQKGKISAEESYAKSNDKAKFRPFLKTPPSDFTEA